From Gloeothece citriformis PCC 7424, one genomic window encodes:
- a CDS encoding orange carotenoid protein N-terminal domain-containing protein — protein sequence MSFTLEIAKDIFPNTQVADAVPVTVESFNQLSAEDQLALLWFAYTEMGLTITPAAMSVVNMVFAEKILTQIKQMPAELQTQVMCDLVNHADTPICHTYSSFSTNVKLGFWYQLSEWMKQGIIAPIPERYTLSASASQVLQAIRQLDGGQQLTVLQDIVANMGYSSTQRIAKVKEPVVPPKNLTPRRKVKIKGVENMTVLSYMENMNAFDFEATVALFAEDGALQPPYEKPIVGRENILAYMRDDCYELRLIPERGVSEPTKEGFTPIKVTGKVETPWFGPSVSINLAWRFLLNSEGKIFFVAIDLLTSAQELSNLGLVR from the coding sequence ATGTCTTTTACTCTTGAAATAGCTAAAGATATTTTCCCTAACACCCAAGTTGCAGATGCCGTTCCCGTGACGGTTGAATCATTTAATCAACTAAGTGCGGAGGATCAGTTGGCGTTACTTTGGTTTGCTTATACTGAAATGGGACTCACCATTACTCCTGCTGCTATGTCAGTTGTCAACATGGTTTTTGCCGAAAAAATCTTGACCCAAATCAAGCAAATGCCAGCCGAATTACAAACACAAGTAATGTGCGATTTGGTTAACCATGCTGACACGCCAATCTGCCACACCTACTCGTCTTTCAGCACCAATGTCAAATTGGGGTTCTGGTATCAATTGAGCGAGTGGATGAAACAGGGAATCATTGCTCCGATTCCAGAAAGATATACACTGTCTGCATCCGCCTCCCAAGTTCTCCAAGCTATTCGTCAACTCGACGGAGGACAGCAACTCACGGTCTTACAAGATATTGTGGCGAATATGGGATATTCCTCAACTCAAAGAATTGCCAAAGTTAAAGAACCTGTAGTTCCCCCTAAAAACCTTACTCCCCGAAGGAAAGTCAAGATTAAGGGTGTCGAAAATATGACCGTTTTGAGTTACATGGAGAATATGAACGCCTTTGATTTTGAGGCGACTGTGGCGTTATTTGCTGAAGATGGGGCATTACAACCCCCTTATGAGAAACCCATTGTTGGTCGGGAAAATATCCTCGCATATATGCGCGATGACTGCTATGAACTGAGGCTAATACCTGAGCGGGGAGTATCTGAGCCGACTAAAGAAGGGTTCACCCCTATTAAAGTGACGGGTAAAGTCGAAACGCCCTGGTTTGGACCGAGCGTTAGTATAAATCTTGCTTGGCGGTTCTTGCTCAATTCTGAAGGAAAGATTTTCTTTGTCGCCATCGATCTTCTGACATCTGCCCAAGAACTCTCCAATTTAGGCTTAGTTCGGTAG
- the psb34 gene encoding photosystem II assembly protein Psb34, with product MKKQTVSTTPVTSNQEAKLVHYSDGSELIPSEISLDFQSDNTLILGYTRDDEGIINNYAVEPGMSVATYPTPKQQLRYIFWGAGAIALVSTSLLIALAVS from the coding sequence ATGAAAAAACAAACCGTATCTACAACTCCTGTCACTTCTAACCAAGAAGCAAAATTGGTTCATTATAGTGATGGTAGCGAACTAATTCCTTCTGAAATCTCCTTGGACTTTCAGAGCGATAATACTCTAATTTTGGGCTATACAAGAGACGATGAAGGAATCATCAATAACTATGCGGTTGAACCCGGTATGTCCGTAGCCACCTATCCAACCCCTAAACAGCAATTGCGCTACATTTTCTGGGGAGCGGGAGCAATTGCTTTAGTCAGTACGAGCTTGCTGATTGCTCTTGCTGTTAGCTAA
- a CDS encoding TetR/AcrR family transcriptional regulator — MPSQQNLTRQRLINAALELFASQGVTQTTTKQIAELAQVNEITLFRHFGNKHGLLLAVIEETAVFNNLGRALVGQADQTSDIYQVLKDYATACLIALEKVPEVVRSVVGESGQYPAENREALGRGFTQANRYVAQYFEAAITRGQLHPNLRAEKLASLLNGMLLGYAVIEFTSEFHELWQDREDFLENLVTLFLHGAVSQVSESTSDSPNQLKPESVTAETAPEDVADLPAHLVHLLLQRAKKQGLQEYALVYLLFAAGLSPAEMVRLNRAHYINDPQGNYLQVTQGLVRQVPVNQWILGKRYGTSKRNPLTQWLKSRKDNEKALFINQTEVRMSETELLQRWLSIAEGLLTPQGELPTIEQAQQTWCVEMLTRGMTLEQLQLLTGWDLLRLKPYAHRAKELAALKQAQSLDRP; from the coding sequence ATGCCTTCTCAGCAAAATTTAACTCGACAGCGTTTAATCAACGCAGCCCTTGAATTATTTGCATCACAGGGGGTTACTCAAACAACAACTAAGCAGATTGCTGAATTAGCCCAAGTCAATGAGATTACACTGTTCCGTCATTTCGGCAATAAGCATGGTTTACTCCTAGCAGTAATTGAAGAGACTGCCGTATTTAATAATTTAGGTCGAGCTTTAGTGGGACAGGCCGATCAAACTAGCGATATTTATCAGGTGTTAAAAGACTATGCCACTGCTTGCTTAATCGCACTAGAAAAAGTTCCCGAGGTCGTTCGCTCGGTGGTGGGTGAATCCGGACAGTACCCTGCCGAAAATCGTGAAGCGCTGGGACGAGGGTTTACCCAAGCTAATCGCTATGTAGCTCAATATTTCGAGGCAGCGATCACTCGTGGTCAATTACATCCTAATCTAAGGGCAGAAAAATTAGCCAGTTTGCTCAATGGAATGTTATTAGGGTATGCGGTGATTGAATTTACCAGTGAGTTCCACGAACTTTGGCAAGATAGAGAAGATTTTTTAGAAAATTTGGTCACGCTGTTTTTGCATGGTGCGGTATCTCAAGTTTCAGAATCAACCTCAGATTCTCCCAATCAACTTAAACCTGAGTCGGTAACAGCAGAAACCGCTCCCGAAGACGTGGCTGATTTACCGGCTCACTTAGTTCATTTGCTGTTGCAACGGGCTAAAAAACAGGGTTTGCAAGAGTACGCCCTAGTTTATCTGCTTTTTGCAGCCGGATTGAGTCCGGCAGAAATGGTTAGATTGAACAGAGCGCATTATATTAATGATCCTCAAGGGAATTACTTACAAGTTACTCAAGGGTTAGTGCGACAAGTTCCCGTCAATCAATGGATTTTAGGTAAACGCTATGGCACTTCTAAGCGCAATCCCTTGACCCAATGGCTAAAAAGTCGCAAAGATAATGAGAAAGCTTTGTTTATCAATCAAACAGAGGTTCGGATGTCTGAAACCGAGCTACTACAGCGATGGTTAAGCATAGCTGAAGGTTTGCTGACTCCGCAAGGGGAACTGCCCACCATTGAACAAGCTCAACAAACTTGGTGCGTGGAGATGCTCACCAGAGGCATGACTTTAGAGCAATTGCAACTGTTGACAGGCTGGGACTTGCTACGGTTAAAACCCTATGCTCATCGTGCTAAAGAACTAGCCGCCTTAAAACAGGCTCAAAGTCTCGATCGGCCGTAA
- a CDS encoding acyl-CoA desaturase, translating to MTSNFLEAPTVGEQSLRVNWVSVGFFGAAHAVVLLAPWFFSWSALGIAIFFHWLTGSIGICLAYHRLLTHRSFQVPKWLEYILAMIGGLALQGGPIFWVAGHRLHHAHTEDIDKDPYSAQRGFWWSHILWLFYDRKEFFDYETYKRFAPDLARDPFYRWLNRYYLLLQIPVGFVLYLLGGWSFVIYGIFVRAVLLWHSTWLINSATHMWGYRTFDSKDNSRNLWWAAIITYGEGWHNNHHAHPNVVKAGLKWWEIDMTWWAIQTLKSLGLAKKLVLPMAN from the coding sequence ATGACATCGAATTTTCTTGAAGCTCCCACAGTAGGGGAGCAATCGCTCAGGGTAAACTGGGTTAGTGTAGGTTTCTTTGGAGCGGCTCACGCGGTAGTTTTGTTAGCCCCTTGGTTTTTTTCTTGGTCTGCCCTCGGAATAGCAATATTTTTCCATTGGCTCACCGGTAGTATAGGCATTTGTTTAGCCTATCACCGTCTGCTGACTCACCGCAGTTTTCAAGTTCCCAAATGGCTTGAATATATTTTGGCAATGATTGGCGGATTGGCATTGCAAGGTGGGCCGATTTTTTGGGTAGCCGGACATCGCTTGCATCATGCTCACACCGAAGATATTGATAAAGATCCTTACTCAGCCCAACGGGGGTTTTGGTGGAGTCATATCCTCTGGTTGTTTTACGACCGTAAAGAATTTTTTGACTACGAAACTTATAAGCGATTTGCTCCGGATTTAGCACGAGATCCCTTTTATCGCTGGCTCAACCGTTATTACTTACTGCTTCAGATTCCGGTAGGATTTGTACTGTATCTGCTTGGCGGTTGGTCTTTTGTCATCTATGGCATATTTGTCAGAGCCGTTTTACTTTGGCACAGCACTTGGTTAATTAACTCGGCCACTCATATGTGGGGTTATCGCACCTTTGACTCGAAAGATAATTCCCGTAACCTCTGGTGGGCTGCGATTATCACTTACGGAGAAGGCTGGCATAATAACCATCACGCTCATCCTAATGTGGTCAAAGCCGGGTTGAAATGGTGGGAAATTGACATGACGTGGTGGGCGATTCAGACTTTAAAGAGTTTGGGTTTAGCTAAAAAGCTTGTGCTTCCTATGGCCAACTGA
- a CDS encoding P-II family nitrogen regulator: protein MSSSFKQGILVTIIGEAVLQNRLVNLLQTIGVSGYTIIPAQGAGSHGKRMGDVAGYNTNVEIKSIVTPDESEQLFEKLEQFQTTHALIAFRQKVEGWFD, encoded by the coding sequence ATGTCATCTTCTTTTAAACAAGGTATTCTGGTCACTATCATTGGTGAAGCCGTATTACAAAATCGCTTGGTCAACCTATTACAAACCATCGGTGTCTCTGGCTACACGATTATTCCGGCGCAGGGGGCGGGTAGTCATGGTAAACGCATGGGAGATGTTGCTGGTTATAACACCAACGTTGAAATTAAAAGCATTGTGACACCAGACGAATCTGAACAATTGTTTGAAAAGCTGGAACAGTTTCAGACAACTCACGCCTTAATTGCCTTCCGGCAAAAGGTAGAAGGCTGGTTTGATTAG